CCGCCACCAGACCGGGGATTACCGCGGTCTCGTCCAGCCCCGTGGGCAGGACGGCGAACTGCCCGTCGCCCGCGTTCTCCACCCGCACGGCCGACTCGTCCACACCCGCGAGTTCCCGTGCCATGCTCAGGAGTTCGCGGAACCGCTCCTGGGCACGGGCCGCTTCGGGGTTGCGGAACCGGCGGTAGTTCTCCACGTCGGCGGCCAGGCACAGACGAACGGTCGGAGTGGTCGACGGCACGGTCCGAACCGGACGGCCGACCGGCGCCCGTCGGTCCGCGGGCAGCGGCTCGGTGAACACCCACGGCCGCTCGACGCGGGCGTGGCGGATCCTCCGCAGCGGCACCACAGGCAGGAGCGGACCGGTCAGCGAGGCGTCGAGCCGTACCCGCACGGCGAGCACGTCGACACCGTCGGGCACGTCCAGCGCAGCGGTCGCGGTGAAGCGCCGCACATCGAGCGCACGGTCGTTGAAGCCACCGAGGAACCACCCGAACGTGCGATCGCCGAGGCCGGAGACGGCCACCGGCACGCCCGCGTCGCACCACAGGTCCACCGGCCGGATCCGGTTGTCATCCAAGCCGACGCGCAGGAACAGCGCGGTGTGACGCCACCTGGGGAGCAGGTCGCCGAGTTCGACGCGGACCACCATCCGCACCCGACCGTTCCCGTCGACGTCGAGGACGGGCCGTCCGACGGCCGCCGTGGTCACCGGCCGAACCCGCGTGCCGCCCGCCGACCACCGCCGCACGGTCATCTCGCGCGGTTCGAGCGCGGTCATTGGACCGGGGGCAGGTCGGCCCCGGTGCGCCGGGTGCCGACGAGGTAGGCAGTGTGCGGCGCGATGAGGGAGTGCCCGGCCCGTCCGTGCACGATCTCCGCGGCGGTCGCGCTGACCACCGTCGACACCCCCGGGTCGACGCTCAGGGCCACTACCGCCTCCCTCAGGCGTTCCGAGGCGCCGCCGGTGACCACCAGGTCGTGCACCTCGAACAGGCGGGCCTGGCGGTAGTCCTTGCCGGACACCGGGTACGGGCCTTCCGACACCGTCCGCACGTGCGCCAGGCCGACCTCGCGCACCCGGTCGCCCAGGTCGGGGAAGCCGACCTCCGTCAGTTCCTCGGTCAGCTCCCGGCGCAGGCACTCCTGGGCGTCCTCCCGGTAGGCGCCGCTGGCAAACCACTGCCGGAAGCCCGCGAACGAGCGCAGTGGCAGCACACCCCGCAGGTCCGCCCGCGTGCGCACGCCGCGCGAGCTGTGCCGCTCGGGTTGGAAGCCCAGGTGTTCCAGCAGTTCGACCGCGGGCGGGAAGTACTTGAACACGCCGCCGGGCGGTGCATAGGCGCCCGGACGGGAGGAGGTGTGGAACAGCACGAACCGGTCGTCGTCCCGGATGCGCAGCAACGCGCAGTAGGAGATCCGCACGGCCCGGCTGGGTCGTGCACTGCTCGGCCGTGGGCCAGGCCGGAAGACCAGCGAACCCATACCCGCTACCCGCTCGGCCGCATGTCCGCCGCGAACAAGTCGCAGCTCGGTGACCGCCCGAGCACCGGCGTGGCCAGCCGGTCGCACACCTCGTCCGGGCACACGTGGTCGGACGCCTCCGGTGCCGCCGACCACGGCCGCCACGGCCGGTCGGAGTCGCCGTTGCGCGACCCGCCGGACTCCTCCGCCGCACGCAGCCGCTCGATGTCCGCCAGCAGCACGCGCCACTCCGGCAGCGCCCGGGTGCCGGCACGTGTGCGCTCCACGAGCCGGGTCAGCCGCGCGCGCAACCCGAACCGGTTCGCGTCCCGCAGGATCTCCTGGAACTCCGCGCAGATCCGCGCCCACTCGGCCGCATCGCCCATCCCGCTCC
This is a stretch of genomic DNA from Saccharothrix ecbatanensis. It encodes these proteins:
- a CDS encoding SMODS-associated NUDIX domain-containing protein, with the protein product MRISYCALLRIRDDDRFVLFHTSSRPGAYAPPGGVFKYFPPAVELLEHLGFQPERHSSRGVRTRADLRGVLPLRSFAGFRQWFASGAYREDAQECLRRELTEELTEVGFPDLGDRVREVGLAHVRTVSEGPYPVSGKDYRQARLFEVHDLVVTGGASERLREAVVALSVDPGVSTVVSATAAEIVHGRAGHSLIAPHTAYLVGTRRTGADLPPVQ